The DNA region TCTACGGATTCCAGGCCAACCTCGAGCTCGAGGGGGAGAGCCGCCGGATACCGCTCGGCCCATCCAACATCGTGCTGCGCGGCTGCGAGCTCAAGAACACGGCCTGGGCCATCGGCGTGGTGGTGTACGCGGGCCGGGAGACCAAGGCTATGCTCAACAACGCCGGCACGCCCAAGAAGCGCAGCCGCCTCGAGACGCACATGAACCGCGAGACGCTCTTCCTCTCCGCCATCCTCGTCGTGCTCTGCTCGCTCGTCGCCACGCTCTCCGGCGTCTGGCTGCGCACCCACGAGGAGGAGCTCGAGCTCGCGCAGTTCTTCCACAAGAAGGACTACCTGAAACGCGACGAGAACAATGACTACGAGAACTACAATTACTACGGTATAGCGGCGCAGATCGTGTTCATCTTCCTCATGGCAGTCATCGTGTTCCAGATCATGATACCCATCTCGCTCTACATCTCCATGGAGCTGGTCAGGCTCGGCCAGGCCTACTTCATGATCCGGGACACCAGGCTGTTCGACGAGTCCTCCAACACGAGGTTCCAGTGTCGGGCACTCAACATCAACGAGGACCTAGGCCAGATTAAGTGCATATTCTCTGATAAGACCGGCACGCTCACGCAGAACAAGATGGAGTTCCGGTGCGCGAGCATTGACGGTGTCGATTACAGTGACATCGCACGGCAGCGACCTCCTGGTAGGGTAGTTTCTCCCTTATCCCCATCAATTCGTTTGAATAGGAGTTGGCAATTGATTACCTTTGATTCCTAGCAGAGGGTGATCGGATTTGGGCGCCAAAGGTATCGGTGAACACCGATCAGGAACTGGTGAGGTTGATCAGGGATGGGGGTGATACAGAGCAAGGGAGGCAGACCCGAGAGTTCTTTCTCGCCCTGGCAACGTGCAACACTATTGTCCCCATGGTCACTGATGGCCCGGACCCTAAGAAGAAGGTGATAGATTACCAGGGCGAGTCACCAGATGAGCAGGCATTGGTCTCTGCTGCTGCGGCATATGGCTTTGTGCTAGTTGAACGAACATCAGGACACATCGTGATCGATGTGCTCGGTGAGAAGCAGAGGTACTATTGATTGAGAAATTTTTCTTGCGATTTATAATGTAGGCAGACTCTCTCGGTGGAGTGCAGCTAACAGATTTCTTTAGAATCATAGCAGCCGCAGCTTGCCACTGGTTTCTGGTTTTTTCAGTAGTTCAAACTTTTGTTGTTTGTGGTTGTTGCTTGCATTCACCTTTTTGGGTCTAGTGCAAACAATCGGTAGTGTTTTTAGTACTGGAACAACAGAAAAACTGTCTGGACTACTCTACCTGAATTAATATAGTTCCTTGAATGCTATTGCTTAACTCCCATTTATCGCGCAATGTATGGATTCGCCTGTTGTCTTTATATACATGTAGAAGACTATTGCTTGTTACCACATTTTTTTTCAATGCCACTTAAAGCATTTATTTGTAAGTCATATGCCTTTCCTATTTCCTAGAGCATTTGGTTAATCAATTTCCTTTTACTGAACTTGATTTGCAGATATGATGTCCTTGGTCTTCATGAGTTTGACAGTGACCGCAAGAGGATGTCTGTTATAATTGGCTGCCCTGATAAGTCAGTCAAGCTTTTTGTAAAAGGCGCAGATAGTTCAATGTTTGGGGTCATTGACAAAACTTTTAATTCAGATGTTATCCAAGCAACAGAGAAGCATCTCCATTCTTATTCATCACTAGGCCTGCGAACGCTTGTTATCGGTATGCGGGAACTTAGCCAAGAAGAGTTTCAAGAGTGGCAAATGGCTTATGAAAAGGCTAGCACCGCACTACTAGGAAGAGGGAACCTACTCCGCGGCGTGGCTGCCGACATCGAGAGGAGCTTGCGCCTATTGGGAGCCTCTGGTATTGAGGACAAGCTGCAGGATGGAGTACCTGAAGCAATTGAGAAACTGAGGCAAGCAGGGATCAAGGTCTGGGTGCTAACAGGCGACAAGCAAGAAACTGCCATCTCCATCGGCTATTCCTGCAAACTTTTGACAAGGGACATGACACAGATTGTAATCAACAGTCGCTCAAGGGACTCATGCAGAAAGAGTCTGGATGATGCAATCGCCATGGTTAACAAATACCAATCATTCTCGACAGATCCACAACTTAGAGTGCCCCTTGCTTTGATTATTGATGGAAACAGCCTCGTCTACATTTTTGATACGGATTGGGAAGAGAAGGTATATTATCATACTAGAATATGTATAAACTTAGTAATTCTATTGTCAGTAACTTAATGAATTTTCGATTTGCAGCTTTTTGAAATTGCAATAGCCTGTGACGTCGTCCTATGCTGTCGGGTAGCTCCCCTGCAGAAGGCTGGTATTGTTGATCTCATAAAGAAGAGAACAAGTGACATGACTCTAGCTATTGGAGATGGTATGATTTGATTTGTTATATTCTATTTCAGAACTTCAGCTATCCTTTATTTGTCAAAAATCTGATAAGAATTATGTTTTCAGGTGCAAATGATGTATCCATGATTCAAATGGCTGACGTTGGCATTGGCATCAGTGGGCAAGAAGGAAGGCAAGCTGTTATGGCCTCAGATTTTGCCATGGGGCAATTCAGATTTTTGGTTCCTCTGTTGTTGGTTCATGGCCATTGGAACTACCAGAGGATGGCCTACATGATCCTATATAACTTTTACAGAAATGCTACTTTTGTCTTTGTGCTATTCTGGTAAGCACAGTTCCATAATTAACTTCTTGGTTCTGTCTGCGCAAGGAACAAATATTAATTCGTTAACCATTGCAGGTATGTACTTTACACTGGTTTTACCCTGACAACAGCAATAACTGAGTGGAGCAGCGTGCTATACTCTGTGATATACACCGCTGTCCCTACTATTGTTGTTGCCATTCTAGACAAGGATCTCAGCCGCCGGACATTGCTGAAATATGCCCAGCTATATGGCCCGGGCCAGCGCGAGGAGAATTACAATTTGAGGCTATTCATCTTCATCATGATGGACTCAGTCTGGCAGAGCGCTGCATGTTTCTTCATCCCTTACCTTGCGTACAGGAAGAGTGTAATTGACAGTTCCAGCCTCGGAGACCTCTGGACACTCTCTGTTGTCATTCTTGTCAACATTCACCTGGCAATGGATGTCATCAGATGGAACTGGATCACACATGCAGCGATATGGGGTAGCATTGTTGCGACATGGATTTGCGTCATGATCATAGACTCCATACCAATCCTGCCTGGTTTCTGGTACGCTCACATCCTTAATACTTTTTCCTACTCATGAGATAAAGGTCTGCATGGCTGCTGATTCTGTAATTTGTATGACAGGGCAATCTATAAGGTGATGGGAACTGGGTTATTCTGGGCACTGCTGCTTGCGGTAACCGTAGTCGGGATGATTCCTCATTTCGCTGCAAAGGCCTTCACTGAGTATTTCATCCCCAGTGACATTCAAATCGCGAGGGAAATGGAGAAGTCACAAGATACCCATGATGTCACCCATCCAGAAGTTCAGATGAGTTCTGTAAGTAGGGCTTAGAGTAGGGGATTACACAGTGATGTTTTGTTCATTCGAATAGGATAGCTCTACACCTTTCTTTGGTTCTTTTTTGTTGTGCATAGGCAATTCTTTCAGCAGTGTGCAAGCTTTCTTGATGCTTGCTCCATTGCCAACTATCCAAAGGATAGCTCCCCTGTACCCATTCCTGTGTATCCACCCGCCAAATTTTGTTGATTTACATGAAAGGAAATCGTACAGGAGTTAATTGTACAAAATAGAAACCTGTCCGCATAGCTTATGATGGTATAAACTATAGCACAGTACACATTCAAGTCAACTGTACAAATTCAGCAACCGTATTAGCTTTGTTGCATCTTTGTATGCTGGTTTCAGACTTTCAGCAATCGTTTTGTTTTAATTCAGTAATTTTGGTGAATCAATTGTAAAAACATTATTACAGTGGTTCATTTAAAGTTTGAACGAGTGATTGGATAATATGATATAGACAGATTGGGTACAAGTTGACTGGGAATCTGGGAAGTTTCTTCCCCCCGTCTCTGTCACAAGATGCCGCTGATCAACACAACACCGTTGTCTAAAATGAGGCTGATTGAGTCGATAATCCATCACGTACGTTGGTGGTCTGCTGCTTTCAGTGTTAGGTGTGCCCAAAGTTTGTTTAACCAACTGGAAGGAAAATTTGAGCTTGCCCGTGTCACTCTACAGAAATGTTTTACAATAGGCATTTTAAAATGAATAACTGGTAGgcaaatgattcaagtcaaaaCAGGAACTTTATCTGGAACGTTCTGCCTGGAGTACAAACCATGTTGAATGGTCAACAGTTGACTTTCTTAGGGCAGTTGTATCACAGCCCAGAAATCTCTTTGGTAATATTGTCCATTTTGACTATTCAAAGTCAAAGAGCAATGCGATTCTTCTTTCAATAACCATAGGAGTGAAGCAGGAAGAGTAGTCCTAAAAGGAAACTGACGTTTCGGAAATGACCTGAACTCACTGTAGTGTTATTATTTTTATATTGACCAACTTAGTTTACTGCAACATTTTTATTTGTCCATTCGAGTTACGCCAGGAGCATCATGGAAGCAACAGTGACAATTGAGAGCCCAACTGATGTTGACTGACAATGCTTCTTTTTTCTCAATAACAAGTACTCAAGAAAATATAATTATTTCATTTCGAGAATCACAGTCACAGTTGCCACAGAAACAGACTTTTAATAGTTAAGATACATCAAGATCGCATCAACAGATGCGCGCGACATCAAACGGTTTAAACTGCTCGGCTCCTCTCAAGTCATCAATAGAATGGAAGCATCTTCCACTTCTGATTGGAGCCATCGTTCCATGGGAAGACTATGACGGGAGTTCCGTCATGCGCGCCGCCGACCTCAGGCACGGCGTTCGCTGCGTCAAGGACGGTGTCGACGTCGCTCACGGTGCGGATGTTGTGGAACCCTTGGCCCAGGTCGTTGCTCTGCGTCCACAGCAGCGCCACGTCCACGGAGTCCGGATTGTGGCCGGCGAGGTAGACCTGCCGTGCAAAAACGTGAGCACCCAGCGTCGCGCTACTATACATGGCTAGCTCTCTTGGCGCCACGCGTTTCGCAGATGGAACGGGGGAAGAGACGGACGTACCTGCTCGTCGCCGCGGCAATGCCCCAGCGCCTTCCCGGTGGCCCGGTTCACGAGCGCGAACGCCCGGTGTCCCGCGCCGTCCGTCACGTGGCCGGTGTTCCGGAAGCTCTGGATCCAGCACTGCAcgagacacacacacacacaaaaaagatTGCATTGACGTGTTAGGTGAGCAACGGCGGGCCTGACGAACGGTGCAGAGACCAAACCGGGCGGAGCAGAGCAGGACCTGGCACTCGTCCTCGTCGTCGGCGCGGGCGAGGACGGCAGTGCGGTCACGAACAGTGAGGCTCAGCCCCTGGCCGCTCTGGCACAGGATTCGCACCGGCCGCGCGTGCTCTGGCAGCTCCGCCACTGCCGCCGCGGGGGCCCTGTGCGGGGCGATCCGCCACTGTTGGTTCAGGCCGCCGTTCCAGCGGAAGAGGATCAGGCGCGTGCcgtcgcgcgcgccgccgagaTCAGGGATGCTGGCCTCCGCGTCGAAGATGAAATCAATGTTGTTGAGCATGTGGACGCGCCGGAAGCCGTCGCCCAGGTCCTCATCGCTCTCGGCCCACAGGACCGACTCGTCCACGTATCCCGCCAGGTGGAGCCTGACGGCGCGGACCTGATTGAGATCAAGGGGAAAAAAGGGGGACATTTCCGTTGCTGGAGTGATCCCACAAGTACAGAGGAATGACGAAAGAAAACCTGAGAAAATGGCTCACCGGGTGGCCGTGACCGAGGGAGTGCTTGAGCGCTTCTCCGGTGGCTTTGTTCACGAGCGCGAACGCCGGTGAGCCTGCCTCGTCCGTGACCCCGGCACCGTACGTCAGGTCCTTGAGCCACAGCTGCATCACCCATGACAATGCAGACATCGCACATGATGGAAAGATTAGAACATTTCGTTCAACAAAAAAAGAAGCATAAAGTGGAGTGCATTGTAGATGTGGAGAAGTGGCCGTGTGTAAGCTCGAAATGACAGAAGGATGCGAGAAACGAAGGGACTAGGAAGGCCACGCACCTGTCGGTCGTCGCGACCGTTGGCCTTGGTGAGGACGGGCTCGCCGCCGACGATCGCTAGGCCGAGGTCGTCTGACGCGCGGCAGTGGATCCTGAATGTGGAAGCCATGGCTGGCATCGTGGCCTGAGCAATTGTCCTGGGAGTATGGCCTGTGCTTCGGCGTTAGAGACTGAACCTTTGGCTCTGGGTTGTTCAGAAAACACAAGGAAACCTTGGCCTTCTCTACGTGTTTTTTCATACTGATAAAACCAGGGAGAGTAGTCAGAGGAATCGAGAACGGTTCGTTTCGCCTTCTGCAAAATCACCTGGCGTTCCCAAGCAGCATGGGAAATGACAGTGGATGAATGGTCCGGTCCCAAATGAATTCGCCTTCATCAACACTGGAATCTGAAACGAACCGGCACAGCGCGAAGGAAGAATAAGGCTTGGAAGACTGTGCCGGTTCGTTTGAAATCCCAGTATTGATTGATGAAGACGAATTCATCAGCAGCATAGTAAATGGCAGTGAATGAATGGTCCCAAATGAATTTAGTCTCAAACGCATGGTGTGGCAACAGAAGTATCGGCCCGGCCCAATTTAGTTGGTCAACCACGGACCTTGCGCGGGCCGGGCACCCTCAGTTTTCCCGGGCCTCCAGGCCTGCTTGCTGGTGGACCGGGCCATGGCATATGCCACCTCATTTTCATCCAACTTTTCTCCGCGAGAAGCCTCTCCTCTCAAgagaagtaaaaaaaaaaaaaatcctcaACTTTGTAAATTTCAGCCACGCACACACATTCAGACCGAGTAGCAGAGTAGCAGCCCGAAATTTCAAATTTGGCAGGTTCCAGTTCCAAAATTTTTAAGTGCACGCGCCATCCTTGCCGGCCAAACCCGTGCCCACAGACGCGAACGTTGAAGCCTTGAAGGCACTACACCCAGGCCACACTCACGTCAAAGTCGAAAGCATGGGCAGCCGCTGGGTAGACCACCTCCGAACCATTGGTATCTTCCGCATTTGTTATTGCGTCACCACACTAAGAGCCTGTTTGGTTCCGATTAAAATCGGATTGTCGGTGAGAAAAATCGAAAATCCCGCCAAACGCTTCGATTGTGGGCTTGATTTTTCCCACCGCCGCTTCTTCGGGAATCCAAAATACACTAGCGACCGCTTTTTCTGGCAGGCATCGTTTCCCTCGATTCCCATGAAAGCGACGCACTTTCCTCCGCATGCCCCTCCCTCAGCCGGCCGCCCCTCCCatctccctgccgccgcccctcccatctccctgccgccgccgccgccccgcccatccccggccgccgccgcccctcccatcCCCTgccgccctgccgccgccccctgccgcCGTCccgcccgcccctctccctgccgCGGCGGGCCGCctctccctgccgccgccgccgcccctcccatctccctgccgccgccgccgccccgccgcgccccgggcccccgcgccccgctgccgccccgcccccgctcgctcgccccggccccgcgcccccacgcgccccacgcgccgccgctggcccagcgcccccacgcgcccccacgcgccaccgccggccccgcgccccgAGCCCCCGCGCCCCGCTGCCGCCCCTGCGCCCCGCGCCCcgggcccccgcgccgccgccccagtgcgccgcctcccccttgcgccgccgccacccccgctCCCCGTTGCCGCCCCCGCGCGTCGctgcggccccgcccccgcccccgctcgCTGCCGCCGGCCTCTGTTTCCCATGTGATCCTGCAGGCGTCTTCCTTGTCTTGCATACTAACTGCGACTACAAGGTGATCGATATCGCCTTAGCTAGCAACTAGCAGGCTGGTGTTTCCCATGTTCACTTGTTAGGAGGAGGTTTGGCAATGTGCAGGGTAATCTACACGGCAAATGTTGTTAAGTTGCTGGGACACAAAATTATGAACATCCAGCTCCTAACAGCTCTTGTTGTTACTGCTAAGTCAAATTGGTAAGTGAGAATAGCTGCCAGCTAGTGATTGTTATTACGTATCACCAGCTAGTCATGAAGAAAATAAAGTTGTGTGATGGCACCTGTCCAATAATCATTGTAAAATTGTATTATTTATTAATCTATAATCATCATGACTATTATTTATtagtttattttatcattattgTGTGTTTTATGACTATAATTATACTATAACAAAGTTCTGGTACTAATAATATATTTAGATTTGAAAATGGTAGAGAAATCCGATCAAAATGAGCTATTACAGGACTCAGGGGCAAATAGGTCATTTTACAGTCAGAACAGACAATCCAGTAGAAATAATCAGGATTGCCAAACACCCCGGATTCTTCAGACAGCGGATTCTTCAGACAGCGGATTATCAGAAAATCTTGATTCTCAGATAAGCGATTCTCAGATAAGCGAAACCAAACAGGGCCTAAGCATATATGTAGACGCGCAGTGGAGCGCGGCCGGAAAAAAGCGCGGCGCCAGCTGCAAAGGCCGCGACACGGATTGACTCTGGTGACGTGACACCACCACCGGTGTTTGTAGTTGTACGTAGCGGCTCGTAAACAAAATGGTCGGAGCGTGGACGAGCACGAACCCACCACGAGGCCAGCCACCGGAGCGGGCGAGGGTGAGGCCACGGCGGCGGGAAAAGCGCGGGTCGCGTCGTGCCGCGGTGTCCCGCGCCGTGGCGACACGCCCGGAACACACTGCTACCTGGAACAGCGAAGGGTGGCACCCGGCCCGTGCGtgtcggccggccggccggccggtcggtcGATGGCAATGCCGTGCTCCTCTCCCAGCGTCCTCCCAGTCCCGCCGCTAGCTAGCCGAGGCCACCACTTCCCACTTGCATGGTCCGCCGGCAAGTTGGCACGCGCACGGGCGCCACGCCGTGACCctgccgcgccggcgccgcccggcgGATCCCCGGCCGGTTCCCTCTCGTGGCTTGTCGCCCGGCGCATCCGAACTGCAGCGTCGCCGTCGGTCACCAGGTCGGTGTCGCGCGCCGGGCGCATGCTGTTTGCGCAGGCCGCGGTCTGTAGGCCCGACTGCCAGAGCCGGGACGCTGACAGGTTTTCTGCGAGCGCAGTGTGCTCCGGTGATCTCTTGGGAGATGTTGACATGTGCTGCTCGCCGAGCACACACTGTGCCTGTGCGGGTGCTGTTGGATCACAGGCTCCCGCAGACAGGGAATCTGCGAACAGAGCGAGTGAGGCTACGGCTGCTGACTTGCTGCTGATCGTTGTTCTAGGTCTCTTCATATGGCCGTTGAGAATGTAACCCTCTGCCGGAAAACAAAAACATGACTGCAGGTAGTAAGTGGTAACATTCTCAGTCGAGGGCACCGACCGACAGCTAACAGAGCACGTGCGAACTAAGACAGCTAGCTTTTTGAACGAATGTTGCTCAGGGGCGATGCTCACAGCCGTGCAATTTCCATTGCCTCGACAAGTTTTCTACAGGTACACTGCACTGGATCTTGCTGTGCGATTCAATGGATTGGATGAAACGCTGGAGTGTTCATCCTGATTTCATTTCTCTGACGATCGCTTTCGATCAGATATCCATCCCGATCCTatttcttttgaaaaaaaattaaGACGATAAGATAGTAGACCTACATATATAGGAGTAGCATGGACGATTCAACGCTGCTCGATCGTGGATAAGAGCCCCATATCGATCATCATCTTGTGCCGGCGCGCGGCAGGGATTTCCACCACACGCGCGCCCATACCAATCCTCCTGATGCTGCAACAGCCGGCCAACGTTTCCACCAGTTAGCCGCATACCCCTGCGGCCGCGCAAGCGATCGAGCACCGGCTGTGCGTGACTGACGCGGCCGCCGGAGAGATAGGACGGACGGGCATCTACTTGCATGCGCAGTACCGGTAGTCGCGGCCAAACGGAGGCCGTTCCGCGCAGTTTGGCGAGCATGGGGGCGCGGCCGGGGTCAAGCGGGTATTGCTGACCATACCACCACGGCCATGCCGCGCGCGAACCGATCGAGCCGCTAGgtagctcgctcgctcgctcgcgccACGGTTCGAGGGCAGCATGCTCTGTCCGCATGCCCCTGCTTCCGGGGGGAGGGAACAGATCGATCGCTGCTGGGTGCTGGCTCCGCCGAGGACGTGATGGCTAGCGTCACGCCCGGCCGACAGCCGAACCCTCGCGGTTCCGACCGGCTTTACAGGTCTCGAGCCCTCGACACACGGTTCTCGTCAGAGATCTTAGTCGTCGTTCTCTGCTGGCTCGGTCTGTGTCGTGTCGTGTCTCCCCCTTTTCTTGGTTCATTGGTTGCCCTGAGCCCTGTTCTTGTTACTCAGTCCTGCACAGTAACTTCAGAGACCTTGAGAAGCCAGCCCACTCTTGCCCTTTCGTCCTGAAGACATCGGGAGCATATGGCTCGAGCATACGTGCCTTGGTGAAGTCAGACACTACCGGCGAACATGATTGCAGCCGCAGACACTACCGGCGAAAAGAAACGCCGCGCACTACTTAGCTTCTTGGTGAAGTCAGGCTCtggaaggaaagaaagaagaacCACTTGTGTCGATAGATCGCTGAAACGGACTCCGATTAAACTATCGGCTGCGTGTCTGCACGTATGGACATCACACATGCA from Panicum hallii strain FIL2 chromosome 9, PHallii_v3.1, whole genome shotgun sequence includes:
- the LOC112874956 gene encoding phospholipid-transporting ATPase 1-like isoform X3, giving the protein MAEDHGSSRHMSASQKELGDEDARVVRVGDAARTNERLDFAGNAVRTAKYSPLTFLPRNLFEQFHRLAYVYFLVIAVLNQLPQLAVFGRGASVMPLAFVLIVTAVKDAYEDWRRHRSDRAENGRLAAVLSPVVPGGAQFLPTKWKHVRVGDVVRVVSDESLPADMVLLATSEPTGVAYVQTLNLDGESNLKTRYAKQETLSTPPERLAGAVIRCERPNRNIYGFQANLELEGESRRIPLGPSNIVLRGCELKNTAWAIGVVVYAGRETKAMLNNAGTPKKRSRLETHMNRETLFLSAILVVLCSLVATLSGVWLRTHEEELELAQFFHKKDYLKRDENNDYENYNYYGIAAQIVFIFLMAVIVFQIMIPISLYISMELVRLGQAYFMIRDTRLFDESSNTRFQCRALNINEDLGQIKCIFSDKTGTLTQNKMEFRCASIDGVDYSDIARQRPPEGDRIWAPKVSVNTDQELVRLIRDGGDTEQGRQTREFFLALATCNTIVPMVTDGPDPKKKVIDYQGESPDEQALVSAAAAYGFVLVERTSGHIVIDVLGEKQRYDVLGLHEFDSDRKRMSVIIGCPDKSVKLFVKGADSSMFGVIDKTFNSDVIQATEKHLHSYSSLGLRTLVIGMRELSQEEFQEWQMAYEKASTALLGRGNLLRGVAADIERSLRLLGASGIEDKLQDGVPEAIEKLRQAGIKVWVLTGDKQETAISIGYSCKLLTRDMTQIVINSRSRDSCRKSLDDAIAMVNKYQSFSTDPQLRVPLALIIDGNSLVYIFDTDWEEKLFEIAIACDVVLCCRVAPLQKAGIVDLIKKRTSDMTLAIGDGANDVSMIQMADVGIGISGQEGRQAVMASDFAMGQFRFLVPLLLVHGHWNYQRMAYMILYNFYRNATFVFVLFWYVLYTGFTLTTAITEWSSVLYSVIYTAVPTIVVAILDKDLSRRTLLKYAQLYGPGQREENYNLRLFIFIMMDSVWQSAACFFIPYLAYRKSVIDSSSLGDLWTLSVVILVNIHLAMDVIRWNWITHAAIWGSIVATWICVMIIDSIPILPGFWAIYKVMGTGLFWALLLAVTVVGMIPHFAAKAFTEYFIPSDIQIAREMEKSQDTHDVTHPEVQMSSVSRA
- the LOC112874956 gene encoding phospholipid-transporting ATPase 1-like isoform X2; protein product: MAEDHGSSRHMSASQKELGDEDARVVRVGDAARTNERLDFAGNAVRTAKYSPLTFLPRNLFEQFHRLAYVYFLVIAVLNQLPQLAVFGRGASVMPLAFVLIVTAVKDAYEDWRRHRSDRAENGRLAAVLSPVVPGGAQFLPTKWKHVRVGDVVRVVSDESLPADMVLLATSEPTGVAYVQTLNLDGESNLKTRYAKQETLSTPPERLAGAVIRCERPNRNIYGFQANLELEGESRRIPLGPSNIVLRGCELKNTAWAIGVVVYAGRETKAMLNNAGTPKKRSRLETHMNRETLFLSAILVVLCSLVATLSGVWLRTHEEELELAQFFHKKDYLKRDENNDYENYNYYGIAAQIVFIFLMAVIVFQIMIPISLYISMELVRLGQAYFMIRDTRLFDESSNTRFQCRALNINEDLGQIKCIFSDKTGTLTQNKMEFRCASIDGVDYSDIARQRPPAEGDRIWAPKVSVNTDQELVRLIRDGGDTEQGRQTREFFLALATCNTIVPMVTDGPDPKKKVIDYQGESPDEQALVSAAAAYGFVLVERTSGHIVIDVLGEKQRYDVLGLHEFDSDRKRMSVIIGCPDKSVKLFVKGADSSMFGVIDKTFNSDVIQATEKHLHSYSSLGLRTLVIGMRELSQEEFQEWQMAYEKASTALLGRGNLLRGVAADIERSLRLLGASGIEDKLQDGVPEAIEKLRQAGIKVWVLTGDKQETAISIGYSCKLLTRDMTQIVINSRSRDSCRKSLDDAIAMVNKYQSFSTDPQLRVPLALIIDGNSLVYIFDTDWEEKLFEIAIACDVVLCCRVAPLQKAGIVDLIKKRTSDMTLAIGDGANDVSMIQMADVGIGISGQEGRQAVMASDFAMGQFRFLVPLLLVHGHWNYQRMAYMILYNFYRNATFVFVLFWYVLYTGFTLTTAITEWSSVLYSVIYTAVPTIVVAILDKDLSRRTLLKYAQLYGPGQREENYNLRLFIFIMMDSVWQSAACFFIPYLAYRKSVIDSSSLGDLWTLSVVILVNIHLAMDVIRWNWITHAAIWGSIVATWICVMIIDSIPILPGFWAIYKVMGTGLFWALLLAVTVVGMIPHFAAKAFTEYFIPSDIQIAREMEKSQDTHDVTHPEVQMSSVSRA
- the LOC112878308 gene encoding ricin B-like lectin R40G2, which encodes MLNNIDFIFDAEASIPDLGGARDGTRLILFRWNGGLNQQWRIAPHRAPAAAVAELPEHARPVRILCQSGQGLSLTVRDRTAVLARADDEDECQCWIQSFRNTGHVTDGAGHRAFALVNRATGKALGHCRGDEQVYLAGHNPDSVDVALLWTQSNDLGQGFHNIRTVSDVDTVLDAANAVPEVGGAHDGTPVIVFPWNDGSNQKWKMLPFY